A single genomic interval of Helianthus annuus cultivar XRQ/B chromosome 6, HanXRQr2.0-SUNRISE, whole genome shotgun sequence harbors:
- the LOC110865889 gene encoding putative F-box protein At3g23960 — protein sequence MSDHIPFEIQMDIMKKFSVKSLLQLRSVSKAWKSLIDSSDFVKLYSNLQQHLLLRYDHQYKLDEPEYVSIVDDHTFPEQKVSLAIPKQVNLLEDSRTIASSHGLLCLSGFYGGRWMVVLWNVSIRKAVAVDVPNVAGGKYKTLLGFGVCGETCDPKIVKIAYIDHCYQMESIPESIPWQVEVFTLSTRAWRQPHSSNFPRKSIRFGRKQVVLDGFLYWIATEWIATDGGFRGINLIISFETTFEQFREINLPNALAHYQPYRELFISKLRESLVVLQRNEYHSNSFFVWMMEDGIPKSFTKIFTICTPGETLISVPGFRKSGEPIIEISTYLWHPYEDNSWLVVYEPYSKDISDIGISEWMCSFSLYSYMETLLLLDQPDLTTYDI from the coding sequence atGTCAGACCACATTCCATTCGAAATACAAATGGACATCATGAAAAAGTTTTCTGTGAAATCGTTGCTTCAGTTGCGATCTGTCTCCAAAGCATGGAAGTCTCTCATCGACAGTTCTGATTTTGTAAAGCTGTATAGCAACCTACAGCAACATCTACTTCTAAGGTATGACCATCAGTACAAATTAGATGAGCCAGAATATGTTTCAATTGTTGATGATCATACTTTTCCGGAACAGAAAGTTTCTCTAGCTATTCCCAAACAAGTTAACTTGCTTGAAGATTCCCGCACAATCGCCAGCTCTCATGGCTTGTTGTGTTTGTCCGGTTTTTATGGTGGTCGTTGGATGGTAGTTCTCTGGAATGTATCAATTAGAAAAGCTGTAGCTGTTGATGTGCCTAATGTGGCAGGTGGGAAATATAAAACACTTCTAGGTTTTGGGGTTTGTGGTGAGACTTGTGATCCTAAGATTGTCAAGATTGCATATATTGATCATTGTTACCAGATGGAGAGTATACCTGAAAGCATCCCTTGGCAAGTTGAGGTTTTTACCTTAAGCACGAGGGCTTGGAGGCAACCACATAGTAGCAATTTTCCTCGTAAATCAATTAGATTTGGCAGGAAACAGGTAGTTTTAGATGGGTTTCTTTATTGGATTGCTACTGAGTGGATTGCTACAGATGGTGGATTTAGGGGCATAAATCTGATTATTTCATTTGAAACAACATTTGAACAATTTAGAGAAATAAACCTCCCAAATGCTTTAGCACACTACCAACCTTATCGTGAGTTGTTCATATCTAAACTAAGGGAGTCTCTTGTCGTGCTTCAACGCAATGAATATCACAGTAATAGTTTCTTTGTATGGATGATGGAGGATGGCATTCCAAAATCGTTTACAAAGATATTCACTATTTGCACACCAGGTGAAACACTTATATCAGTACCGGGATTTAGGAAGAGTGGTGAACCAATAATTGAAATTTCAACCTATCTTTGGCACCCCTATGAAGACAATTCATGGCTTGTTGTTTATGAACCATACTCAAAAGACATCAGTGATATTGGGATTAGTGAATGGATGTGTTCATTTTCTTTGTATTCTTACATGGAAACACTACTTCTGCTTGATCAACCAGATCTTACAACTTATGACATTTGA